One Ignavibacteria bacterium genomic window carries:
- a CDS encoding ABC transporter ATP-binding protein, with the protein MQIIETQNLSKSFDNKTYAVNNLSFSLSAGEVLGFLGPNGSGKTTTVRLLNGILNPTAGKIFIKGKELSYDNASDVHSISGVLTENAEFYNYLTGYENLVFFGTLFGINSTELKSRCSELLKRFDIYDEKDKQVKNYSTGMKKRLKLARAFLNNPQIVFLDEPTSGLDPEGAKMVNDFIKQAAEDFHVTVFLCTHQLKYAEDICSIYGFIDEGKLIAFGKFSELSNGVDNSVYLEIKGENFPAGFKATNNFLSIKIEDNKDADRIIREIILNNGKIYEAVQRKINLEELYFAIQKRNSINNNAE; encoded by the coding sequence GTGCAAATAATAGAAACACAAAATCTTTCCAAGTCTTTCGATAATAAAACTTACGCTGTAAATAATTTATCGTTTTCTCTTTCAGCAGGCGAAGTCCTTGGGTTTTTGGGACCTAACGGCTCAGGAAAAACCACAACCGTCAGATTACTTAACGGCATACTAAATCCAACTGCAGGAAAAATTTTCATAAAAGGAAAAGAATTAAGTTACGATAATGCTTCCGATGTTCATTCCATTTCCGGTGTATTAACCGAGAATGCCGAATTTTATAATTACCTGACCGGTTATGAAAATCTAGTTTTCTTTGGAACGTTGTTTGGAATAAATTCAACTGAACTAAAATCCAGGTGCAGTGAGCTTCTAAAAAGATTCGATATATATGATGAAAAAGATAAACAGGTAAAAAATTACAGCACGGGAATGAAAAAGCGTTTGAAGCTTGCGCGAGCATTTTTGAACAATCCCCAGATTGTTTTTCTTGATGAACCAACCTCCGGGCTTGACCCTGAAGGCGCAAAGATGGTAAATGATTTCATCAAACAGGCAGCTGAAGATTTTCACGTTACGGTTTTTCTTTGCACGCATCAATTAAAATATGCAGAAGATATTTGTTCAATTTATGGATTTATAGATGAAGGCAAATTAATTGCTTTTGGAAAATTTAGTGAGTTGTCTAATGGTGTGGATAATTCTGTTTATCTTGAAATTAAAGGAGAAAACTTCCCTGCCGGATTTAAAGCAACTAATAATTTTTTGTCCATAAAGATTGAAGACAATAAAGATGCTGACCGAATAATCCGAGAGATTATTTTAAATAACGGCAAGATATATGAGGCAGTCCAAAGAAAAATAAACCTTGAAGAACTTTACTTTGCAATTCAGAAAAGGAACAGCATAAACAATAATGCAGAATAA
- a CDS encoding acyl-CoA dehydrogenase family protein, whose translation MSTTTTYKGVDYYDLDELYTDEEKSIRDTIRDFVNEEVLPIIEEYNQEMQFPTQLVPKMGELGVFGPTLPEEYGGMGVNNIAYGLIMQELERGDSGVRSFASVQSSLVMYPIYTFGSEEQKKHWLPKLARAEAIGCFGLTEPDFGSNPGGMITKAEKVDGGYLLNGAKMWITNGTVADVAVVWAKLDGKVRGFLVEKGTKGFTAPEMKGKLSLRASITSELVFEDCLIPEANLMPNSSGLKSPLMCLTQARYGIAWGVTGMAMECYNTALNYSKSRIMFNKPLAAFQITQEKLAYMLTEITKAQLLNYRLGKLKDSGKMRPQQVSLAKRNNCEIAKNIASMAREMLGANGILDEYPIMRHLNNIESVKTYEGTHEMHTLILGEDVTGIAAFEG comes from the coding sequence ATGTCAACTACAACTACATACAAAGGCGTGGATTATTATGACCTCGATGAGTTATACACCGATGAAGAGAAATCTATCCGCGATACCATAAGAGATTTTGTTAATGAAGAAGTTCTGCCGATTATCGAAGAGTATAACCAGGAAATGCAGTTCCCTACTCAGCTTGTTCCAAAAATGGGAGAGCTTGGAGTGTTCGGTCCGACTTTGCCGGAGGAATACGGCGGAATGGGCGTGAACAATATTGCATACGGTTTGATTATGCAGGAGCTCGAGCGCGGCGACAGCGGAGTGAGAAGTTTCGCATCAGTGCAGTCATCGCTCGTTATGTATCCGATTTATACTTTCGGAAGCGAAGAGCAAAAGAAACATTGGCTTCCAAAGCTTGCGAGGGCAGAAGCAATCGGATGTTTCGGATTGACCGAACCTGATTTCGGAAGCAACCCGGGCGGTATGATTACAAAAGCGGAAAAAGTTGACGGCGGATATTTATTGAACGGAGCAAAGATGTGGATTACAAACGGAACGGTTGCAGATGTTGCGGTTGTATGGGCAAAGCTCGATGGAAAAGTCCGCGGCTTCTTAGTTGAAAAAGGAACGAAAGGATTTACCGCTCCTGAAATGAAAGGAAAGCTTTCACTAAGAGCATCAATTACATCTGAATTGGTTTTTGAAGACTGCCTGATTCCCGAAGCAAACCTGATGCCGAACAGCAGCGGTTTAAAATCACCTCTTATGTGTTTAACACAGGCGAGATACGGAATTGCGTGGGGAGTAACGGGAATGGCGATGGAATGCTACAATACAGCGCTTAATTATTCCAAGTCAAGAATAATGTTTAACAAACCTCTCGCAGCGTTTCAGATTACACAGGAAAAGCTTGCATATATGCTTACTGAAATTACAAAAGCACAGTTGTTGAATTACCGTCTTGGTAAATTAAAAGATTCAGGAAAAATGAGACCTCAGCAGGTTTCACTTGCAAAGAGAAACAATTGCGAGATTGCAAAAAACATTGCATCGATGGCACGGGAAATGCTCGGCGCTAATGGTATTCTTGATGAATATCCGATAATGAGGCACCTTAATAATATCGAATCCGTAAAAACATACGAGGGCACACATGAAATGCACACGCTAATTCTTGGCGAAGACGTAACGGGAATAGCCGCGTTTGAAGGGTAA
- the hflX gene encoding GTPase HflX yields MIEVRKEQERAVLVCYSNKFAEKHNLSEKSLEELQLLAETAGAKVVKTFFQQNSFFDSRYLIGKGKVDEIADFVQNNNIQLVIFENELGFTQFRNLEVAFKTKVLDKTNLILDIFASNARTAQSKLQVELAQLEYLRPRLTRQWTHLSKQFGGIGTKGPGETQIETDRRLIDKKISVLKEKLVKLEAQRKTQAAERKNYYRISLVGYTNAGKSTLLNSLTDSDVYVKNKLFATLDTSTRALSIKDKKTKDVISRFPKKILISDTVGFIKNLPHMLVESFKSTLAEVVESDILLHVIDVSNEDFREQMEAVMTTLKEIKADNKKIINVFNKVDALREHTSAEVSKELMNDLKVMHPNSVFVSAEKGMNLNNLIDAIIKELTANNFDKTVKLKAGDYKGLSDLYNLAEVKDIKYLKNSIKVKINTTEKNYSKLEKMYDFA; encoded by the coding sequence TTGATAGAAGTTAGAAAAGAACAGGAAAGAGCGGTTTTGGTGTGTTATTCAAACAAATTTGCTGAAAAACATAACCTTTCTGAAAAATCTCTTGAGGAATTGCAGCTGCTTGCGGAAACTGCAGGCGCAAAAGTGGTGAAAACCTTTTTTCAGCAAAACAGTTTTTTTGACTCAAGATATTTGATAGGCAAAGGCAAGGTCGATGAGATTGCGGATTTTGTTCAGAACAATAACATACAGCTTGTAATTTTTGAGAACGAACTCGGGTTCACGCAGTTCAGAAATCTTGAGGTTGCTTTTAAGACAAAAGTTCTGGATAAGACGAATTTAATTCTCGACATCTTTGCATCGAACGCAAGAACTGCGCAATCAAAACTTCAAGTTGAGCTTGCGCAGCTTGAATATCTGAGACCGCGTCTGACTAGACAATGGACTCACCTTTCAAAACAGTTCGGCGGTATCGGAACAAAAGGTCCGGGTGAAACTCAGATTGAAACTGACAGACGTTTAATCGACAAAAAGATTTCCGTTCTGAAAGAAAAGCTCGTGAAACTTGAGGCACAAAGGAAAACACAGGCAGCAGAAAGAAAAAATTATTACAGGATTTCTCTTGTCGGATATACCAACGCAGGGAAATCGACGCTGTTAAATTCTTTGACGGACTCTGATGTATATGTAAAGAATAAGCTTTTTGCAACACTTGATACTTCGACAAGAGCTTTAAGCATTAAAGACAAGAAAACCAAAGACGTTATATCAAGATTTCCGAAAAAGATTTTGATTTCTGATACGGTCGGATTCATAAAAAACCTTCCTCATATGTTAGTTGAATCTTTCAAGTCAACTCTTGCTGAGGTTGTTGAATCTGATATTTTATTGCATGTGATTGATGTTTCAAACGAGGATTTCAGAGAGCAGATGGAAGCAGTGATGACAACATTAAAAGAAATAAAAGCGGATAACAAAAAAATTATTAATGTATTCAACAAAGTTGATGCTCTGCGTGAGCATACCTCTGCTGAAGTAAGTAAAGAGTTAATGAATGACTTAAAAGTTATGCATCCGAACTCGGTTTTTGTTTCTGCAGAGAAAGGAATGAACTTAAACAACCTCATTGATGCAATAATAAAAGAACTGACTGCAAATAATTTTGATAAAACCGTGAAGCTGAAAGCAGGTGACTATAAAGGACTTAGTGATTTATACAATCTTGCGGAAGTGAAAGACATAAAATACTTGAAAAACAGCATAAAAGTGAAGATAAATACCACCGAAAAGAATTACTCAAAATTGGAGAAGATGTATGATTTCGCGTGA
- a CDS encoding ABC transporter permease subunit produces the protein MQNNLYRAIVGKDLKTVFSDRLIYLPFILVPIIFCLLLPAGIYIGTIFSNSMKEDFNSIPFPDINDTFTDKDKLVAFALGFMFPPLFLIIPIMTASIIAGTGFVGEKENRTIESILYTNVTINQLFKAKILSALVPSLSITFVSFILFFIANILGIYIVGSQYEFPYAKWIVLVLWLCPAVTLLAIFMMVLVSAKAKTFQEAQQRTVFIILPIIFLILGQVSGLFYLNSLIIFTIGLFIFILNYFLFKKAVSSYTPEKLVA, from the coding sequence ATGCAGAATAATTTATATAGGGCAATAGTCGGAAAAGATTTAAAAACGGTGTTCAGCGACAGGCTTATTTATCTGCCGTTTATACTTGTCCCAATTATATTTTGCCTGCTTCTTCCTGCAGGAATTTATATCGGCACAATTTTTTCAAATTCAATGAAAGAGGATTTTAATTCAATTCCGTTTCCTGACATAAATGATACATTTACGGACAAAGATAAGCTGGTTGCATTTGCATTGGGATTTATGTTCCCGCCATTATTCTTGATTATACCGATTATGACTGCAAGCATAATTGCGGGGACAGGATTTGTCGGAGAGAAAGAAAACAGAACAATAGAGTCCATTTTATATACCAACGTTACAATCAATCAATTGTTTAAGGCAAAAATATTATCGGCATTAGTACCCTCACTGTCCATAACATTTGTATCGTTTATCTTATTTTTTATTGCAAACATTTTAGGAATATACATTGTCGGTTCTCAGTATGAGTTTCCGTATGCAAAGTGGATTGTTTTAGTTTTATGGTTGTGTCCGGCAGTTACATTACTTGCAATATTCATGATGGTGCTTGTTTCCGCCAAAGCAAAAACATTTCAGGAAGCTCAGCAGAGAACAGTTTTTATTATTTTACCTATTATTTTTCTCATTTTGGGACAGGTTTCAGGATTATTTTATTTGAATTCTTTGATAATATTTACAATAGGTTTGTTTATTTTTATATTAAATTATTTTTTATTCAAAAAAGCGGTTAGTTCATATACACCTGAAAAGCTTGT
- a CDS encoding transporter substrate-binding domain-containing protein codes for MKKFLLFILLLLTVSQSIYSQQLTPGKDTIYVGVYENPPFAHKDELGRWTGIAVDLWLLISQKKDVRYNIIEIDQDSIAAVLNSGKIDVVANSLILSDNTYKDIELTYPFYTSSLAYATKSTTGKDPLVSVFDIVISWSFLKLALIFVLSIIPVGILIWLFERKSDKSDYGGKWRKGFGMGVFWAGTTFTTIAGEKNPSTTGGRIVTLVWMFISVIAVSFFTATVTNIINQDINQPMILNKKDFSGKSLGLLKDIDDYNFKNLGAKLKTYDSSNDGFRALKDGQIDAFVSNEYMLRYDIKTMNYDDVILYPMRAEQVSFSFGMKHNSPIRDFINSSLLQVIDTEEYSRIEYKYLEAY; via the coding sequence ATGAAAAAATTTCTTCTATTTATATTATTGCTTCTAACTGTTTCGCAAAGCATTTATTCGCAGCAATTAACTCCCGGCAAAGATACAATATATGTAGGGGTTTATGAAAATCCTCCGTTTGCTCACAAGGATGAGCTTGGAAGATGGACAGGTATCGCGGTTGACTTGTGGCTTCTCATTTCTCAAAAGAAAGATGTACGATACAATATAATTGAGATAGACCAGGATTCGATTGCAGCCGTTCTGAACTCGGGAAAAATTGACGTTGTTGCTAACAGCTTAATCTTAAGCGACAATACATACAAAGATATTGAGCTGACATATCCTTTTTATACTTCATCCCTCGCATATGCTACAAAAAGCACAACGGGCAAAGATCCTCTGGTAAGTGTTTTCGATATTGTTATATCATGGAGTTTTCTAAAGCTTGCATTAATATTCGTGTTAAGCATAATTCCTGTCGGAATTTTAATCTGGCTGTTTGAAAGAAAATCAGACAAAAGCGATTATGGCGGTAAATGGCGAAAGGGTTTCGGGATGGGAGTTTTCTGGGCAGGCACAACTTTCACTACTATTGCAGGTGAAAAAAATCCTTCGACAACCGGCGGAAGAATTGTAACTCTTGTATGGATGTTCATCAGTGTCATTGCGGTAAGTTTTTTTACTGCAACAGTTACGAATATCATAAATCAGGATATAAACCAGCCGATGATACTTAACAAAAAAGATTTTTCAGGCAAATCTTTGGGGCTGCTGAAAGACATTGATGATTATAATTTTAAAAACCTTGGAGCAAAATTAAAAACTTATGACAGCAGTAACGACGGTTTTAGAGCATTGAAAGACGGACAAATCGATGCTTTTGTCTCAAATGAATATATGCTGAGATATGACATAAAGACAATGAATTACGATGACGTTATTCTTTACCCTATGCGGGCAGAGCAGGTTTCGTTTTCATTCGGAATGAAACATAATAGTCCCATCAGAGATTTTATTAATAGTTCATTGCTCCAGGTAATTGATACTGAAGAATACAGCAGAATTGAGTATAAATATCTTGAGGCATACTAA